The Paenibacillus sophorae genome has a segment encoding these proteins:
- a CDS encoding EAL domain-containing protein: MLGIGIWAMHYVGILASGLPIGGHYNAGMAILSMFIGTAFCYFGLSISMGKRTTFLRCAAGGLLLGAGISALHYAGRSWMKPDAQIGYNLPGQSISVMIAIIASCMGIMLIGRFKDSPGFNWWKLYSALLLGAAISSVHYTSMGASGGTHGSWLVPGPSLMQSDVILLMSVSLLTLFMFGITGGAVFLDRHVLERMAYHDPLTGLPNRHGLERYFKDRFLHGRSGAVFFIDLDRFKSINDTLGHDIGDMLLQEVASRLLQSVSSRGKVFRLGGDEFLIAEPGFSPNEAAEEAQRILQEIKKSFRIQDNDLYVTASVGISMAPVHGTDRSSLMKAADTALYSSKDSGKNKFSIFDSEMNRHQLRRMSLEKDLRKALAQSEFMVVYQPKWDSLMNVTVGLEALLRWRHPEHGIISPAEFIPIAEETGLIVPITYWMLHEVCSQNLLWHKEGVASVAVSINMSARMFETEDLYEVVVDALSRSGLDPQYLELEITESIAMNNMEETVAQLSKLRRLGVRVSLDDFGTGFSSLGNLDEIPVNTLKIDQVFIRKSKMHSKKAIISNIIAIASNLNMEVVAEGVETPEQIELLQSLGCRVMQGYYYGRPMPVHELGQWFTDNAAVV, from the coding sequence GTGCTTGGAATCGGTATTTGGGCTATGCATTATGTCGGGATTTTGGCCAGCGGATTACCGATTGGCGGACATTACAATGCAGGTATGGCGATCCTGTCGATGTTTATCGGCACCGCCTTCTGCTACTTCGGGCTGTCCATTTCGATGGGGAAGCGGACGACGTTCCTGCGCTGCGCGGCAGGCGGACTGCTGCTGGGAGCGGGAATTTCCGCCTTACACTACGCGGGAAGGTCTTGGATGAAGCCGGACGCGCAAATTGGTTATAATCTGCCGGGCCAGAGCATCTCTGTTATGATTGCGATCATCGCCTCGTGCATGGGCATTATGCTGATCGGCAGATTCAAGGATTCGCCGGGATTTAACTGGTGGAAGCTGTATTCTGCGCTGCTGCTTGGTGCTGCAATAAGCAGCGTTCATTATACCAGTATGGGAGCGAGCGGTGGTACTCACGGCAGTTGGCTTGTTCCGGGTCCCTCCCTTATGCAGAGTGATGTTATTCTGCTGATGAGTGTGTCTCTCCTCACCCTGTTCATGTTCGGAATAACCGGAGGAGCCGTCTTCCTGGACCGGCATGTACTTGAGCGAATGGCCTACCACGATCCATTAACGGGATTACCGAACCGCCACGGACTGGAACGCTACTTCAAAGACCGGTTTCTTCACGGGCGCTCCGGCGCTGTGTTCTTCATCGACCTGGATCGGTTCAAATCGATTAACGACACACTCGGCCACGATATTGGCGACATGCTGCTGCAGGAAGTGGCTTCGAGGCTTCTTCAAAGCGTGAGCTCAAGAGGGAAGGTATTCCGTTTGGGCGGGGATGAATTTTTGATCGCTGAGCCCGGCTTTTCCCCGAATGAGGCTGCGGAGGAAGCGCAGCGTATTCTGCAAGAGATCAAGAAGTCTTTCCGAATCCAGGACAATGATCTGTATGTCACCGCCAGTGTCGGCATCAGCATGGCGCCGGTCCATGGGACCGACCGGTCTTCCTTGATGAAGGCAGCGGATACAGCGCTGTACTCTTCCAAAGATTCCGGCAAGAATAAATTCAGCATTTTCGATTCCGAGATGAACCGGCACCAACTGCGCCGGATGTCGCTGGAGAAGGACCTGCGCAAGGCGCTTGCGCAATCCGAATTCATGGTTGTGTACCAGCCGAAATGGGATTCGCTGATGAATGTCACGGTTGGGCTGGAGGCGCTGCTCCGCTGGCGGCATCCCGAACATGGCATTATTTCTCCGGCCGAGTTCATACCGATCGCCGAGGAGACGGGACTGATTGTACCCATTACCTACTGGATGCTGCATGAGGTATGCAGCCAGAATTTGCTCTGGCATAAGGAAGGAGTCGCTTCGGTCGCCGTATCCATCAATATGTCCGCGCGGATGTTCGAGACGGAGGATCTGTATGAGGTTGTGGTAGATGCCCTGTCGCGTTCCGGGCTGGACCCGCAATATCTGGAGCTTGAAATTACGGAGTCGATTGCGATGAACAATATGGAAGAGACGGTGGCTCAATTATCCAAGCTGCGAAGGCTTGGTGTCAGAGTATCGCTCGATGACTTCGGTACAGGGTTCTCTTCGCTGGGCAATCTGGATGAGATCCCGGTCAATACACTCAAGATTGACCAGGTGTTCATAAGGAAGAGCAAAATGCATTCCAAGAAAGCGATCATCAGCAACATTATCGCCATCGCCAGCAACCTTAATATGGAGGTCGTTGCGGAGGGCGTGGAAACGCCGGAGCAGATCGAACTGCTGCAGTCGCTCGGCTGCCGGGTCATGCAGGGCTACTATTACGGACGCCCGATGCCCGTTCACGAGCTGGGGCAGTGGTTTACGGATAACGCGGCAGTGGTATAG